A single Venturia canescens isolate UGA chromosome 1, ASM1945775v1, whole genome shotgun sequence DNA region contains:
- the pico gene encoding abnormal cell migration protein 10 isoform X4 — translation MDRLFRWKSHKVHDEGLDNVSSATLRPFNSDINTPRIDSYRFSMANLEDSQDVDLDAILGELCALERRCDGDIASTGQAPDSQRTGRPNSARINAGDSTDIGKNDGGMRTDSPDNDSAFSDTVSMLSSESSASSSGSGHKPPQTAMHTVPQQQSHQLMDAAGRAKAEKIRLALEKMREASVQKLFIKAFTLDGSGKSLLVDEGMSVAHVCRLLADKNHVAMDPKWAVVEHLPDLFMERVYEDHELLVENLLLWTRDSKNKLLFVERPDKTQLFLTPEKYLLGSTDRTNTEYDDHSRNILLEEFFSSSNVGVPEVEGPLYLKSDGKKGWKKYHFILRASGLYYWPKEKARTARDLVCLATFDVNQVYHGVGWKKKYKAPTDCCFAVKHPRLQQPKSTKYIKFLCAEDSNSLDRWMAGIRVAKYGRQLMENYRTLVDELAQEDLDLLAHARSCSVSSIAVPPTSQTQYNTTSENARQYAEMNRHNGTTEMNGRQYESQRQSYNSAEQRQSYSNDGRLSRASSSSSSGCLSDGAPSSCEVAFECGEFPTGTIKRKPSMNPKLPLTSITRQLKEVGETVRDEPDSCPSPTSSGSGTLTRRHSRRRSGTDSDSSGTLKRHHRSGNATPVSPVPPGTPVRERVSPMGYSRTESQEPKTPTSPVQPCMMDSITSLPPPPSPPRVTEETESDGEPLPPPPPEMFRSNLSLDSLPPPPAPGELSMCNTTDLSGSCLSLASLPPPPSPLVGETGTIRRARPKQSTPTNSMSPESTPTHTPVKTNTNNQIYACSNATNGSQSPNVALQNNQIYTNNMRNSTSPHNSYPGSNASTPTCAPSSPNFVTPPPFVPPPAYGTQQHQQLQAQQSQQNTNPQLVRQNSKNEPIYGGQSIRANPNMDTVRRSALKQNSGHYAAPPYLAELKATASPQPQRRVTIQEPPTSPKSKTGTGKKISFNLPPQQEPGSPALPQRKPMPPRRSDSTRLTSPKKLAASEQAPPGDFLKDLQRVMRKKWQVAQKCKLDSTTTPHEVLGFRDPPPAIADYRETNVSNWVQEHYGSDNLYENVYATDPNAPVEYATSPTRQNSVRFADENCSMNIANAIASKRRPPPPPPKRAETTHLTTRAMH, via the exons ATGGACAGGTTATTTCGTTGGAAGAGTCACAAAGTTCACGACGAA GGTCTGGACAACGTGAGCTCAGCAACCCTCAGGCCTTTCAATTCCGATATCAACACACCAAGGATCGATTCCTACAGGTTTTCTATGGCGAATCTCGAGG ATTCACAGGATGTCGATCTTGATGCGATACTTGGCGAATTGTGCGCCCTCGAAAGGCGTTGCGACGGTGATATCGCCTCGACCGGACAAGCACCGGATTCACAGAGAACAGGGAGGCCCAACAGTGCTAGAATTAACGCTGGCGATAGCACAGATATTGGGAAAAATGACGGAG ggaTGCGAACGGACAGTCCGGACAATGACAGTGCCTTTTCGGACACGGTGTCAATGTTGTCCAGCGAGAGTTCAGCGAGTAGCAGTGGTTCGGGACACAAACCACCTCAGACCGCCATGCACACGGTCCCTCAGCAGCAATCTCACCAGCTCATGG ATGCTGCCGGTAGAGCAAAAGCTGAAAAAATTCGTCTCGCTCTGGAAAAAATGCGCGAGGCTAGTGTCCAAAAACTCTTCATCAAGGCTTTCACACTTGACGGCAGTGGTAAGAGTCTTCTCGTCGACGAAGGTATGAGCGTTGCCCACGTATGTCGGCTGCTAGCTGACAAAAATCACGTCGCGATGGATCCCAAGTGGGCCGTTGTCGAGCATCTACCCGATCTATTTATGG AGAGGGTATACGAGGACCACGAGCTCTTGGTTGAGAATCTTCTTTTGTGGACGAGAGACTCGAAGAACAAATTGCTTTTTGTCGAGAGACCGGACAAGACCCAGCTTTTCCTTACTCCTGAGAAATACCTGCTCGGGTCAACGGACAGGACTAATACCGAGTACGACGACCACTCGAGAAACATACTTCTAGAAGAATTCTTCTCGAGCAGCAACGTCGGTGTGCCTGAG GTTGAAGGACCCCTGTACCTAAAGTCAGACGGGAAAAAGGGTTGGAAAAAGTATCACTTCATACTGCGTGCCTCGGGGCTTTATTACTGGCCAAAGGAGAAGGCACGAACAGCCCGAGATCTCGTGTGTCTAGCAACGTTCGACGTTAACCAAGTATATCACGGGGTtggttggaagaaaaaatacaaagcaCCGACGGACTGTTGTTTCGCGGTGAAGCATCCGCGTCTGCAGCAGCCGAAATCGACCAAgtatataaaatttttatgtgcGGAGGATAGCAATTCGCTGGACAGATGGATGGCGGGAATCAGGGTAGCAAAATACGGTAGGCAATTGATGGAGAATTATCGTACTCTCGTCGACGAGTTAGCCCAAGAGGATCTCGATTTGTTGGCACACGCGAGATCGTGCTCGGTGAGCTCGATAGCCGTGCCACCAACTTCGCAAACGCAGTACAACACGACTAGCGAGAATGCGAGACAGTACGCGGAAATGAATAGACACAATGGTACGACAGAGATGAACGGGAGGCAGTACGAGAGTCAACGACAGAGTTACAACAGTGCGGAGCAGCGACAGAGCTACAGCAACGACGGGAGACTCAGCAGAGCGAGTAGTTCGAGTTCCAGCGGCTGTTTGTCGGACGGTGCGCCTAGCAGCTGCGAAGTTGCCTTCGAATGCGGTGAATTTCCAACCGGCACGATAAAGCGCAAGCCATCGATGAATCCGAAGCTTCCGTTAACTTCGATAACGAGACAGCTTAAAGAAGTCGGTGAAACGGTACGAGACGAGCCGGATTCCTGTCCAAGTCCAACGAGCTCCGGATCGGGTACACTCACCAGGCGACATAGTCGCCGGAGAAGCGGCACGGACTCGGACAGCTCAGGCACCTTGAAGAGGCACCACAGGTCGGGAAATGCCACACCCGTGAGTCCGGTACCACCGGGTACACCGGTCAGAGAAAGAGTCAGTCCGATGGGCTACAGCAGAACGGAAAGCCAAGAACCCAAAACGCCAACGAGCCCAGTGCAGCCGTGCATGATGGACTCCATCACCTCGTTGCCGCCACCACCCTCGCCACCTCGTGTCACCGAGGAAACAGAATCCGATGGCGAACCTCTGCCCCCACCTCCGCCCGAGATGTTCAGATCTAATCTGTCCCTGGACTCCCTTCCACCACCACCCGCACCCGGTGAATTGTCGATGTGCAACACGACCGATCTCAGTGGTTCCTGTCTCAGTTTAGCTTCGTTACCACCGCCGCCGAGTCCACTGGTCGGTGAAACCGGAACCATCAGGCGGGCGAGGCCCAAACAATCGACTCCCACGAATTCCATGTCACCCGAATCCACCCCAACTCACACACCCGTCAAAACTAATACGAACAATCAGATTTACGCGTGTTCCAATGCAACGAACGGCTCACAGAGTCCAAACGTCGCACTACAAAACAATCAAATATACACGAACAACATGAGAAACTCCACGTCACCCCACAACTCGTATCCAGGCTCGAACGCCAGTACGCCAACGTGCGCACCGAGCTCCCCCAACTTCGTGACGCCACCGCCGTTCGTACCACCGCCAGCTTACGGCACCCAACAGCATCAACAGTTGCAAGCACAACAATCCCAACAAAATACTAATCCTCAGCTAGTCCGACAAAATTCGAAGAACGAACCGATCTACGGCGGCCAATCGATACGCGCCAATCCTAACATGGATACGGTCAGAAGAAGCGCACTGAAGCAGAACTCGGGTCATTACGCGGCACCTCCCTACCTCGCCGAGTTGAAGGCAACCGCGAGTCCCCAGCCCCAGCGGAGGGTCACCATCCAAGAACCACCAACTTCCCCGAAATCGAAAACCGGCACAGGGAAAAAGATTTCTTTCAACTTACCGCCCCAACAGGAACCCGGAAGTCCCGCTCTCCCACAGAGGAAACCGATGCCACCCAGACGCTCGGACAGCACGAGGCTAACCTCGCCCAAAAAATTAGCTGCTTCGGAGCAGGCTCCTCCAGGTGACTTTCTCAAGGACCTCCAACGAgtcatgagaaaaaaatggcaggTTGCGCAAAAGTGCAAACTCGACTCGACCACGACGCCTCACGAAGTTTTGGGCTTCCGGGATCCACCACCAGCCATTGCCGATTATCGGGAAACCAACGTTTCCAACTGGGTACAAGAGCACTACGGCTCGGACAACCTTTACGAAAACGTTTACGCTACGGATCCTAACGCACCTGTCGAATACGCAACGAGCCCAACGCGCCAAAACTCCGTCAGATTCGCCGATGAAAATTGTAGTATGAACATTGCTAATGCTATTGCGAGCAAACGGAGAcccccgccgccgccgccaaaAAGAGCTGAAACTACACACTTGACGACGCGAGCGATGCACTGA
- the pico gene encoding amyloid beta A4 precursor protein-binding family B member 1-interacting protein isoform X3, with the protein MKRFEDDGADDSDNETDPEQLLNEWLGELDSLTVGLDNVSSATLRPFNSDINTPRIDSYRFSMANLEDSQDVDLDAILGELCALERRCDGDIASTGQAPDSQRTGRPNSARINAGDSTDIGKNDGGMRTDSPDNDSAFSDTVSMLSSESSASSSGSGHKPPQTAMHTVPQQQSHQLMDAAGRAKAEKIRLALEKMREASVQKLFIKAFTLDGSGKSLLVDEGMSVAHVCRLLADKNHVAMDPKWAVVEHLPDLFMERVYEDHELLVENLLLWTRDSKNKLLFVERPDKTQLFLTPEKYLLGSTDRTNTEYDDHSRNILLEEFFSSSNVGVPEVEGPLYLKSDGKKGWKKYHFILRASGLYYWPKEKARTARDLVCLATFDVNQVYHGVGWKKKYKAPTDCCFAVKHPRLQQPKSTKYIKFLCAEDSNSLDRWMAGIRVAKYGRQLMENYRTLVDELAQEDLDLLAHARSCSVSSIAVPPTSQTQYNTTSENARQYAEMNRHNGTTEMNGRQYESQRQSYNSAEQRQSYSNDGRLSRASSSSSSGCLSDGAPSSCEVAFECGEFPTGTIKRKPSMNPKLPLTSITRQLKEVGETVRDEPDSCPSPTSSGSGTLTRRHSRRRSGTDSDSSGTLKRHHRSGNATPVSPVPPGTPVRERVSPMGYSRTESQEPKTPTSPVQPCMMDSITSLPPPPSPPRVTEETESDGEPLPPPPPEMFRSNLSLDSLPPPPAPGELSMCNTTDLSGSCLSLASLPPPPSPLVGETGTIRRARPKQSTPTNSMSPESTPTHTPVKTNTNNQIYACSNATNGSQSPNVALQNNQIYTNNMRNSTSPHNSYPGSNASTPTCAPSSPNFVTPPPFVPPPAYGTQQHQQLQAQQSQQNTNPQLVRQNSKNEPIYGGQSIRANPNMDTVRRSALKQNSGHYAAPPYLAELKATASPQPQRRVTIQEPPTSPKSKTGTGKKISFNLPPQQEPGSPALPQRKPMPPRRSDSTRLTSPKKLAASEQAPPGDFLKDLQRVMRKKWQVAQKCKLDSTTTPHEVLGFRDPPPAIADYRETNVSNWVQEHYGSDNLYENVYATDPNAPVEYATSPTRQNSVRFADENCSMNIANAIASKRRPPPPPPKRAETTHLTTRAMH; encoded by the exons GGTCTGGACAACGTGAGCTCAGCAACCCTCAGGCCTTTCAATTCCGATATCAACACACCAAGGATCGATTCCTACAGGTTTTCTATGGCGAATCTCGAGG ATTCACAGGATGTCGATCTTGATGCGATACTTGGCGAATTGTGCGCCCTCGAAAGGCGTTGCGACGGTGATATCGCCTCGACCGGACAAGCACCGGATTCACAGAGAACAGGGAGGCCCAACAGTGCTAGAATTAACGCTGGCGATAGCACAGATATTGGGAAAAATGACGGAG ggaTGCGAACGGACAGTCCGGACAATGACAGTGCCTTTTCGGACACGGTGTCAATGTTGTCCAGCGAGAGTTCAGCGAGTAGCAGTGGTTCGGGACACAAACCACCTCAGACCGCCATGCACACGGTCCCTCAGCAGCAATCTCACCAGCTCATGG ATGCTGCCGGTAGAGCAAAAGCTGAAAAAATTCGTCTCGCTCTGGAAAAAATGCGCGAGGCTAGTGTCCAAAAACTCTTCATCAAGGCTTTCACACTTGACGGCAGTGGTAAGAGTCTTCTCGTCGACGAAGGTATGAGCGTTGCCCACGTATGTCGGCTGCTAGCTGACAAAAATCACGTCGCGATGGATCCCAAGTGGGCCGTTGTCGAGCATCTACCCGATCTATTTATGG AGAGGGTATACGAGGACCACGAGCTCTTGGTTGAGAATCTTCTTTTGTGGACGAGAGACTCGAAGAACAAATTGCTTTTTGTCGAGAGACCGGACAAGACCCAGCTTTTCCTTACTCCTGAGAAATACCTGCTCGGGTCAACGGACAGGACTAATACCGAGTACGACGACCACTCGAGAAACATACTTCTAGAAGAATTCTTCTCGAGCAGCAACGTCGGTGTGCCTGAG GTTGAAGGACCCCTGTACCTAAAGTCAGACGGGAAAAAGGGTTGGAAAAAGTATCACTTCATACTGCGTGCCTCGGGGCTTTATTACTGGCCAAAGGAGAAGGCACGAACAGCCCGAGATCTCGTGTGTCTAGCAACGTTCGACGTTAACCAAGTATATCACGGGGTtggttggaagaaaaaatacaaagcaCCGACGGACTGTTGTTTCGCGGTGAAGCATCCGCGTCTGCAGCAGCCGAAATCGACCAAgtatataaaatttttatgtgcGGAGGATAGCAATTCGCTGGACAGATGGATGGCGGGAATCAGGGTAGCAAAATACGGTAGGCAATTGATGGAGAATTATCGTACTCTCGTCGACGAGTTAGCCCAAGAGGATCTCGATTTGTTGGCACACGCGAGATCGTGCTCGGTGAGCTCGATAGCCGTGCCACCAACTTCGCAAACGCAGTACAACACGACTAGCGAGAATGCGAGACAGTACGCGGAAATGAATAGACACAATGGTACGACAGAGATGAACGGGAGGCAGTACGAGAGTCAACGACAGAGTTACAACAGTGCGGAGCAGCGACAGAGCTACAGCAACGACGGGAGACTCAGCAGAGCGAGTAGTTCGAGTTCCAGCGGCTGTTTGTCGGACGGTGCGCCTAGCAGCTGCGAAGTTGCCTTCGAATGCGGTGAATTTCCAACCGGCACGATAAAGCGCAAGCCATCGATGAATCCGAAGCTTCCGTTAACTTCGATAACGAGACAGCTTAAAGAAGTCGGTGAAACGGTACGAGACGAGCCGGATTCCTGTCCAAGTCCAACGAGCTCCGGATCGGGTACACTCACCAGGCGACATAGTCGCCGGAGAAGCGGCACGGACTCGGACAGCTCAGGCACCTTGAAGAGGCACCACAGGTCGGGAAATGCCACACCCGTGAGTCCGGTACCACCGGGTACACCGGTCAGAGAAAGAGTCAGTCCGATGGGCTACAGCAGAACGGAAAGCCAAGAACCCAAAACGCCAACGAGCCCAGTGCAGCCGTGCATGATGGACTCCATCACCTCGTTGCCGCCACCACCCTCGCCACCTCGTGTCACCGAGGAAACAGAATCCGATGGCGAACCTCTGCCCCCACCTCCGCCCGAGATGTTCAGATCTAATCTGTCCCTGGACTCCCTTCCACCACCACCCGCACCCGGTGAATTGTCGATGTGCAACACGACCGATCTCAGTGGTTCCTGTCTCAGTTTAGCTTCGTTACCACCGCCGCCGAGTCCACTGGTCGGTGAAACCGGAACCATCAGGCGGGCGAGGCCCAAACAATCGACTCCCACGAATTCCATGTCACCCGAATCCACCCCAACTCACACACCCGTCAAAACTAATACGAACAATCAGATTTACGCGTGTTCCAATGCAACGAACGGCTCACAGAGTCCAAACGTCGCACTACAAAACAATCAAATATACACGAACAACATGAGAAACTCCACGTCACCCCACAACTCGTATCCAGGCTCGAACGCCAGTACGCCAACGTGCGCACCGAGCTCCCCCAACTTCGTGACGCCACCGCCGTTCGTACCACCGCCAGCTTACGGCACCCAACAGCATCAACAGTTGCAAGCACAACAATCCCAACAAAATACTAATCCTCAGCTAGTCCGACAAAATTCGAAGAACGAACCGATCTACGGCGGCCAATCGATACGCGCCAATCCTAACATGGATACGGTCAGAAGAAGCGCACTGAAGCAGAACTCGGGTCATTACGCGGCACCTCCCTACCTCGCCGAGTTGAAGGCAACCGCGAGTCCCCAGCCCCAGCGGAGGGTCACCATCCAAGAACCACCAACTTCCCCGAAATCGAAAACCGGCACAGGGAAAAAGATTTCTTTCAACTTACCGCCCCAACAGGAACCCGGAAGTCCCGCTCTCCCACAGAGGAAACCGATGCCACCCAGACGCTCGGACAGCACGAGGCTAACCTCGCCCAAAAAATTAGCTGCTTCGGAGCAGGCTCCTCCAGGTGACTTTCTCAAGGACCTCCAACGAgtcatgagaaaaaaatggcaggTTGCGCAAAAGTGCAAACTCGACTCGACCACGACGCCTCACGAAGTTTTGGGCTTCCGGGATCCACCACCAGCCATTGCCGATTATCGGGAAACCAACGTTTCCAACTGGGTACAAGAGCACTACGGCTCGGACAACCTTTACGAAAACGTTTACGCTACGGATCCTAACGCACCTGTCGAATACGCAACGAGCCCAACGCGCCAAAACTCCGTCAGATTCGCCGATGAAAATTGTAGTATGAACATTGCTAATGCTATTGCGAGCAAACGGAGAcccccgccgccgccgccaaaAAGAGCTGAAACTACACACTTGACGACGCGAGCGATGCACTGA
- the pico gene encoding ras-associated and pleckstrin homology domains-containing protein 1 isoform X1: MLCGSFRKKRRHPGDEYRLVRSNAFSPRVLTCKESGQISTRSRPKSSSSITAARSSLIKDLLQTGLDNVSSATLRPFNSDINTPRIDSYRFSMANLEDSQDVDLDAILGELCALERRCDGDIASTGQAPDSQRTGRPNSARINAGDSTDIGKNDGGMRTDSPDNDSAFSDTVSMLSSESSASSSGSGHKPPQTAMHTVPQQQSHQLMDAAGRAKAEKIRLALEKMREASVQKLFIKAFTLDGSGKSLLVDEGMSVAHVCRLLADKNHVAMDPKWAVVEHLPDLFMERVYEDHELLVENLLLWTRDSKNKLLFVERPDKTQLFLTPEKYLLGSTDRTNTEYDDHSRNILLEEFFSSSNVGVPEVEGPLYLKSDGKKGWKKYHFILRASGLYYWPKEKARTARDLVCLATFDVNQVYHGVGWKKKYKAPTDCCFAVKHPRLQQPKSTKYIKFLCAEDSNSLDRWMAGIRVAKYGRQLMENYRTLVDELAQEDLDLLAHARSCSVSSIAVPPTSQTQYNTTSENARQYAEMNRHNGTTEMNGRQYESQRQSYNSAEQRQSYSNDGRLSRASSSSSSGCLSDGAPSSCEVAFECGEFPTGTIKRKPSMNPKLPLTSITRQLKEVGETVRDEPDSCPSPTSSGSGTLTRRHSRRRSGTDSDSSGTLKRHHRSGNATPVSPVPPGTPVRERVSPMGYSRTESQEPKTPTSPVQPCMMDSITSLPPPPSPPRVTEETESDGEPLPPPPPEMFRSNLSLDSLPPPPAPGELSMCNTTDLSGSCLSLASLPPPPSPLVGETGTIRRARPKQSTPTNSMSPESTPTHTPVKTNTNNQIYACSNATNGSQSPNVALQNNQIYTNNMRNSTSPHNSYPGSNASTPTCAPSSPNFVTPPPFVPPPAYGTQQHQQLQAQQSQQNTNPQLVRQNSKNEPIYGGQSIRANPNMDTVRRSALKQNSGHYAAPPYLAELKATASPQPQRRVTIQEPPTSPKSKTGTGKKISFNLPPQQEPGSPALPQRKPMPPRRSDSTRLTSPKKLAASEQAPPGDFLKDLQRVMRKKWQVAQKCKLDSTTTPHEVLGFRDPPPAIADYRETNVSNWVQEHYGSDNLYENVYATDPNAPVEYATSPTRQNSVRFADENCSMNIANAIASKRRPPPPPPKRAETTHLTTRAMH, encoded by the exons GGTCTGGACAACGTGAGCTCAGCAACCCTCAGGCCTTTCAATTCCGATATCAACACACCAAGGATCGATTCCTACAGGTTTTCTATGGCGAATCTCGAGG ATTCACAGGATGTCGATCTTGATGCGATACTTGGCGAATTGTGCGCCCTCGAAAGGCGTTGCGACGGTGATATCGCCTCGACCGGACAAGCACCGGATTCACAGAGAACAGGGAGGCCCAACAGTGCTAGAATTAACGCTGGCGATAGCACAGATATTGGGAAAAATGACGGAG ggaTGCGAACGGACAGTCCGGACAATGACAGTGCCTTTTCGGACACGGTGTCAATGTTGTCCAGCGAGAGTTCAGCGAGTAGCAGTGGTTCGGGACACAAACCACCTCAGACCGCCATGCACACGGTCCCTCAGCAGCAATCTCACCAGCTCATGG ATGCTGCCGGTAGAGCAAAAGCTGAAAAAATTCGTCTCGCTCTGGAAAAAATGCGCGAGGCTAGTGTCCAAAAACTCTTCATCAAGGCTTTCACACTTGACGGCAGTGGTAAGAGTCTTCTCGTCGACGAAGGTATGAGCGTTGCCCACGTATGTCGGCTGCTAGCTGACAAAAATCACGTCGCGATGGATCCCAAGTGGGCCGTTGTCGAGCATCTACCCGATCTATTTATGG AGAGGGTATACGAGGACCACGAGCTCTTGGTTGAGAATCTTCTTTTGTGGACGAGAGACTCGAAGAACAAATTGCTTTTTGTCGAGAGACCGGACAAGACCCAGCTTTTCCTTACTCCTGAGAAATACCTGCTCGGGTCAACGGACAGGACTAATACCGAGTACGACGACCACTCGAGAAACATACTTCTAGAAGAATTCTTCTCGAGCAGCAACGTCGGTGTGCCTGAG GTTGAAGGACCCCTGTACCTAAAGTCAGACGGGAAAAAGGGTTGGAAAAAGTATCACTTCATACTGCGTGCCTCGGGGCTTTATTACTGGCCAAAGGAGAAGGCACGAACAGCCCGAGATCTCGTGTGTCTAGCAACGTTCGACGTTAACCAAGTATATCACGGGGTtggttggaagaaaaaatacaaagcaCCGACGGACTGTTGTTTCGCGGTGAAGCATCCGCGTCTGCAGCAGCCGAAATCGACCAAgtatataaaatttttatgtgcGGAGGATAGCAATTCGCTGGACAGATGGATGGCGGGAATCAGGGTAGCAAAATACGGTAGGCAATTGATGGAGAATTATCGTACTCTCGTCGACGAGTTAGCCCAAGAGGATCTCGATTTGTTGGCACACGCGAGATCGTGCTCGGTGAGCTCGATAGCCGTGCCACCAACTTCGCAAACGCAGTACAACACGACTAGCGAGAATGCGAGACAGTACGCGGAAATGAATAGACACAATGGTACGACAGAGATGAACGGGAGGCAGTACGAGAGTCAACGACAGAGTTACAACAGTGCGGAGCAGCGACAGAGCTACAGCAACGACGGGAGACTCAGCAGAGCGAGTAGTTCGAGTTCCAGCGGCTGTTTGTCGGACGGTGCGCCTAGCAGCTGCGAAGTTGCCTTCGAATGCGGTGAATTTCCAACCGGCACGATAAAGCGCAAGCCATCGATGAATCCGAAGCTTCCGTTAACTTCGATAACGAGACAGCTTAAAGAAGTCGGTGAAACGGTACGAGACGAGCCGGATTCCTGTCCAAGTCCAACGAGCTCCGGATCGGGTACACTCACCAGGCGACATAGTCGCCGGAGAAGCGGCACGGACTCGGACAGCTCAGGCACCTTGAAGAGGCACCACAGGTCGGGAAATGCCACACCCGTGAGTCCGGTACCACCGGGTACACCGGTCAGAGAAAGAGTCAGTCCGATGGGCTACAGCAGAACGGAAAGCCAAGAACCCAAAACGCCAACGAGCCCAGTGCAGCCGTGCATGATGGACTCCATCACCTCGTTGCCGCCACCACCCTCGCCACCTCGTGTCACCGAGGAAACAGAATCCGATGGCGAACCTCTGCCCCCACCTCCGCCCGAGATGTTCAGATCTAATCTGTCCCTGGACTCCCTTCCACCACCACCCGCACCCGGTGAATTGTCGATGTGCAACACGACCGATCTCAGTGGTTCCTGTCTCAGTTTAGCTTCGTTACCACCGCCGCCGAGTCCACTGGTCGGTGAAACCGGAACCATCAGGCGGGCGAGGCCCAAACAATCGACTCCCACGAATTCCATGTCACCCGAATCCACCCCAACTCACACACCCGTCAAAACTAATACGAACAATCAGATTTACGCGTGTTCCAATGCAACGAACGGCTCACAGAGTCCAAACGTCGCACTACAAAACAATCAAATATACACGAACAACATGAGAAACTCCACGTCACCCCACAACTCGTATCCAGGCTCGAACGCCAGTACGCCAACGTGCGCACCGAGCTCCCCCAACTTCGTGACGCCACCGCCGTTCGTACCACCGCCAGCTTACGGCACCCAACAGCATCAACAGTTGCAAGCACAACAATCCCAACAAAATACTAATCCTCAGCTAGTCCGACAAAATTCGAAGAACGAACCGATCTACGGCGGCCAATCGATACGCGCCAATCCTAACATGGATACGGTCAGAAGAAGCGCACTGAAGCAGAACTCGGGTCATTACGCGGCACCTCCCTACCTCGCCGAGTTGAAGGCAACCGCGAGTCCCCAGCCCCAGCGGAGGGTCACCATCCAAGAACCACCAACTTCCCCGAAATCGAAAACCGGCACAGGGAAAAAGATTTCTTTCAACTTACCGCCCCAACAGGAACCCGGAAGTCCCGCTCTCCCACAGAGGAAACCGATGCCACCCAGACGCTCGGACAGCACGAGGCTAACCTCGCCCAAAAAATTAGCTGCTTCGGAGCAGGCTCCTCCAGGTGACTTTCTCAAGGACCTCCAACGAgtcatgagaaaaaaatggcaggTTGCGCAAAAGTGCAAACTCGACTCGACCACGACGCCTCACGAAGTTTTGGGCTTCCGGGATCCACCACCAGCCATTGCCGATTATCGGGAAACCAACGTTTCCAACTGGGTACAAGAGCACTACGGCTCGGACAACCTTTACGAAAACGTTTACGCTACGGATCCTAACGCACCTGTCGAATACGCAACGAGCCCAACGCGCCAAAACTCCGTCAGATTCGCCGATGAAAATTGTAGTATGAACATTGCTAATGCTATTGCGAGCAAACGGAGAcccccgccgccgccgccaaaAAGAGCTGAAACTACACACTTGACGACGCGAGCGATGCACTGA